The Gopherus flavomarginatus isolate rGopFla2 chromosome 25, rGopFla2.mat.asm, whole genome shotgun sequence genome has a segment encoding these proteins:
- the CASC3 gene encoding protein CASC3 isoform X1, whose translation MADRRRQRASQDSEDESDSAASDSVGSPAGAARSGSPASPPRPARSVAGTLPAGGWGRGTESAAGAAKSPPESECESEDGIEGDAVLSDYESAEDSEAEEGEYSEEESAKVELKQASNNASESTGKAEKGEEKPDPKGAVTGERQSGDGQESTEPSENKVGKKVPKHLDDDEDRKNPAYIPRKGLFFEHDLRGQAQEEEVRPKGRQRKLWKDEGRWEHDKFREDEQAPKSRQELIALYGYDIRSAHNPDDIKPRRMRKPRFGSPPQREPNWANERQNKAPRPQGSDSDPLPTRTFISRNSTGMGRMPSARNFPRMGGYKENRPSYRAVEANSQHLSRTGDPAKHESSYRARRVEQAPERDPSPEAEIAHLHSSPVKKEEVILESQTPSADSVQPPPDRPIEKKSYSRARRTRTKAGDAGKLADEVPPPEGLTPVTPKPVQVVTPPPPAKAGSWETPVESSMDGLEQDMTQLNLTEQTWTQGQPPFIQPRELRGIPNHMHMGTGPPPPQFNRMEEMGVQGGRAKRYSSQRQRPPVPEPAPPMHISIMEGHYYDPLQFQGPIYTHSENPAPLPPQGMIVQPEMHLPHPGLHPHQTPAPLANPGLYPPPVSMPPGQPPPQQLLAPTYFSPPGVMNFGNPSYPYPPGALPPPPPPHLYPNTQAQAQVYGGVTYYNTVQQQVQPKPSPPRRTSQPVTIKPPPPEGSTSEKSKERSNT comes from the exons ATGGCGGACAGGCGGCGGCAGCGGGCCTCCCAGGACAGCGAGGACGAGTCCGACTCGGCCGCCTCCGACAGCGTCGGTTCCCCGGCCGGCGCGGCCCGCTCCGGCTCCCCCGCCTCGCCCCCGCGACCGGCCCGGAGCGTCGCCGGGACCCTGCCCGCCGGGGGCTGGGGCCGCGGGACCGAGAGCGCGGCCGGGGCCGCCAAGAGCCCGCCGGAGTCCGAGTGT GAAAGTGAAGATGGCATCGAAGGAGATG CTGTTCTGTCGGATTATGAAAGTGCAGAAGACTCCGAG GCCGAGGAAGGGGAGTACAGCGAGGAGGAAAGCGCAAAGGTGGAGCTGAAGCAGGCGAGTAACAATGCCAGTGAATCCACAGGAAAAGCTGAGAAAGGGGAAGAGAAGCCTGACCCGAAAGGTGCTGTGACTGGCGAGAGACAAAGTGGGGATGGGCAG GAGAGCACTGAACCGTCTGAGAATAAAGTTGGGAAAAAGGTCCCCAAGCACTTGGATGATGATGAGGATCGGAAGAACCCTGCGTACATACCCCGCAAAGGGCTCTTCTTTGAACATGATCTCCGAGGACAGGCCCAGGAGGAGGAAGTCAG GCCGAAGGGTCGCCAGCGAAAGCTTTGGAAAGATGAGGGCCGCTGGGAACATGACAAATTCCGGGAAGATGAGCAAGCCCCCAAAAGCAGGCAGGAGCTGATTGCGCTCTACGGCTATGACATCAGGTCGGCTCACAATCCCGACGACATCAAGCCGAGGAGGATGCGGAAACCACG GTTTGGGAGCCCTCCGCAGCGAGAGCCGAACTGGGCCAACGAGAGGCAAAACAAGGCGCCAAGACCCCAGGGCTCTGATAGTGATCCGCTGCCTACACGAACCTTCATCAGCCGGAACTCCACAGGCATGGGTAGGATGCCCTCTGCCAGGAACTTTCCAAGGATGGGCGGCTACAAAGAGAACCGTCCAAGCTACCGAGCTGTGGAGGCAAACAGCCAGCACCTCTCTCGAACGGGTGACCCAGCTAAACACGAGAGCAGTTACCGGGCAAGGCGTGTTGAACAAGCCCCGGAGAGGGACCCCTCACCTGAAGCTGAGATTGCACATCTTCACAGCAGTCCTGTCAAGAAGGAAGAGGTCATTTTGGAAAGCCAGACCCCAAGTGCAGACTCTGTACAGCCACCACCAGATCGACCCATTGAAAAGAAATCCTACTCCCGGGCAAGGAGGACCCGGACTAAAGCTGGCGATGCAGGAAAGCTGGCAGATGAAGTGCCGCCTCCAGAAGGCTTGACGCCTGTGACTCCGAAACCAGTGCAGGTTGTGACGCCCCCTCCGCCTGCAAAGGCCGGTAGTTGGGAGACACCAGTAGAATCCAGCATGGATGGACTCGAACAAGACATGACTCAGTTGAATCTAACTGAGCAGACCTGGACCCAAGGACAGCCTCCGTTCATACAGCCTCGGGAACTTCGGG GTATTCCTAATCATATGCACATGGGAACTGGACCACCACCACCTCAGTTCAACAGGATGGAGGAAATG GGAGTCCAGGGGGGCCGTGCAAAGCGTTACTCATCCCAGCGTCAGCGGCCACCAGTTCCAGAGCCTGCTCCGCCCATGCACATCAGCATCATGGAAGGGCACTATTATGATCCAT TGCAATTCCAGGGACCAATCTACACACACAGCGAGAATCCTGCCCCGTTGCCCCCCCAGGGTATGATTGTACAGCCAGAAATGCACCTCCCGCATCCAG GTTTACATCCACACCAGACACCGGCACCTTTGGCCAACCCTGGCTTATATCCTCCACCAGTCTCCATGCCTCCTGGGCAACCGCCCCCGCAGCAGCTGCTCGCACCCACCTATTTCTCCCCTCCTGGAGTCATGAATTTTGGGAATCCCAGCTACCCCTATCCCCCAGGAGcactcccaccaccacctcctccccatctgtATCCCAACACACAG gcccaggcccaggtgTACGGAGGAGTCACCTACTACAACACTGTCCAGCAGCAAGTACAGCCGAAACCTTCACCACCACGAAGAACATCCCAGCCCGTCACTATCAAGCCGCCGCCTCCCGAG GGCAGCACAAGTGAAAAATCGAAGGAACGGAGCAATACGTAG
- the CASC3 gene encoding protein CASC3 isoform X3 — MADRRRQRASQDSEDESDSAASDSVGSPAGAARSGSPASPPRPARSVAGTLPAGGWGRGTESAAGAAKSPPESECESEDGIEGDAVLSDYESAEDSEAEEGEYSEEESAKVELKQASNNASESTGKAEKGEEKPDPKGAVTGERQSGDGQESTEPSENKVGKKVPKHLDDDEDRKNPAYIPRKGLFFEHDLRGQAQEEEVRPKGRQRKLWKDEGRWEHDKFREDEQAPKSRQELIALYGYDIRSAHNPDDIKPRRMRKPRFGSPPQREPNWANERQNKAPRPQGSDSDPLPTRTFISRNSTGMGRMPSARNFPRMGGYKENRPSYRAVEANSQHLSRTGDPAKHESSYRARRVEQAPERDPSPEAEIAHLHSSPVKKEEVILESQTPSADSVQPPPDRPIEKKSYSRARRTRTKAGDAGKLADEVPPPEGLTPVTPKPVQVVTPPPPAKAGSWETPVESSMDGLEQDMTQLNLTEQTWTQGQPPFIQPRELRGIPNHMHMGTGPPPPQFNRMEEMGVQGGRAKRYSSQRQRPPVPEPAPPMHISIMEGHYYDPLQFQGPIYTHSENPAPLPPQGMIVQPEMHLPHPGLHPHQTPAPLANPGLYPPPVSMPPGQPPPQQLLAPTYFSPPGVMNFGNPSYPYPPGALPPPPPPHLYPNTQAQAQVYGGVTYYNTVQQQVQPKPSPPRRTSQPVTIKPPPPEVVSRAPVNLSF; from the exons ATGGCGGACAGGCGGCGGCAGCGGGCCTCCCAGGACAGCGAGGACGAGTCCGACTCGGCCGCCTCCGACAGCGTCGGTTCCCCGGCCGGCGCGGCCCGCTCCGGCTCCCCCGCCTCGCCCCCGCGACCGGCCCGGAGCGTCGCCGGGACCCTGCCCGCCGGGGGCTGGGGCCGCGGGACCGAGAGCGCGGCCGGGGCCGCCAAGAGCCCGCCGGAGTCCGAGTGT GAAAGTGAAGATGGCATCGAAGGAGATG CTGTTCTGTCGGATTATGAAAGTGCAGAAGACTCCGAG GCCGAGGAAGGGGAGTACAGCGAGGAGGAAAGCGCAAAGGTGGAGCTGAAGCAGGCGAGTAACAATGCCAGTGAATCCACAGGAAAAGCTGAGAAAGGGGAAGAGAAGCCTGACCCGAAAGGTGCTGTGACTGGCGAGAGACAAAGTGGGGATGGGCAG GAGAGCACTGAACCGTCTGAGAATAAAGTTGGGAAAAAGGTCCCCAAGCACTTGGATGATGATGAGGATCGGAAGAACCCTGCGTACATACCCCGCAAAGGGCTCTTCTTTGAACATGATCTCCGAGGACAGGCCCAGGAGGAGGAAGTCAG GCCGAAGGGTCGCCAGCGAAAGCTTTGGAAAGATGAGGGCCGCTGGGAACATGACAAATTCCGGGAAGATGAGCAAGCCCCCAAAAGCAGGCAGGAGCTGATTGCGCTCTACGGCTATGACATCAGGTCGGCTCACAATCCCGACGACATCAAGCCGAGGAGGATGCGGAAACCACG GTTTGGGAGCCCTCCGCAGCGAGAGCCGAACTGGGCCAACGAGAGGCAAAACAAGGCGCCAAGACCCCAGGGCTCTGATAGTGATCCGCTGCCTACACGAACCTTCATCAGCCGGAACTCCACAGGCATGGGTAGGATGCCCTCTGCCAGGAACTTTCCAAGGATGGGCGGCTACAAAGAGAACCGTCCAAGCTACCGAGCTGTGGAGGCAAACAGCCAGCACCTCTCTCGAACGGGTGACCCAGCTAAACACGAGAGCAGTTACCGGGCAAGGCGTGTTGAACAAGCCCCGGAGAGGGACCCCTCACCTGAAGCTGAGATTGCACATCTTCACAGCAGTCCTGTCAAGAAGGAAGAGGTCATTTTGGAAAGCCAGACCCCAAGTGCAGACTCTGTACAGCCACCACCAGATCGACCCATTGAAAAGAAATCCTACTCCCGGGCAAGGAGGACCCGGACTAAAGCTGGCGATGCAGGAAAGCTGGCAGATGAAGTGCCGCCTCCAGAAGGCTTGACGCCTGTGACTCCGAAACCAGTGCAGGTTGTGACGCCCCCTCCGCCTGCAAAGGCCGGTAGTTGGGAGACACCAGTAGAATCCAGCATGGATGGACTCGAACAAGACATGACTCAGTTGAATCTAACTGAGCAGACCTGGACCCAAGGACAGCCTCCGTTCATACAGCCTCGGGAACTTCGGG GTATTCCTAATCATATGCACATGGGAACTGGACCACCACCACCTCAGTTCAACAGGATGGAGGAAATG GGAGTCCAGGGGGGCCGTGCAAAGCGTTACTCATCCCAGCGTCAGCGGCCACCAGTTCCAGAGCCTGCTCCGCCCATGCACATCAGCATCATGGAAGGGCACTATTATGATCCAT TGCAATTCCAGGGACCAATCTACACACACAGCGAGAATCCTGCCCCGTTGCCCCCCCAGGGTATGATTGTACAGCCAGAAATGCACCTCCCGCATCCAG GTTTACATCCACACCAGACACCGGCACCTTTGGCCAACCCTGGCTTATATCCTCCACCAGTCTCCATGCCTCCTGGGCAACCGCCCCCGCAGCAGCTGCTCGCACCCACCTATTTCTCCCCTCCTGGAGTCATGAATTTTGGGAATCCCAGCTACCCCTATCCCCCAGGAGcactcccaccaccacctcctccccatctgtATCCCAACACACAG gcccaggcccaggtgTACGGAGGAGTCACCTACTACAACACTGTCCAGCAGCAAGTACAGCCGAAACCTTCACCACCACGAAGAACATCCCAGCCCGTCACTATCAAGCCGCCGCCTCCCGAG GTTGTAAGCAGGGCTCCAGTTAATTTGAGTTTCTAA
- the CASC3 gene encoding protein CASC3 isoform X2, with protein MADRRRQRASQDSEDESDSAASDSVGSPAGAARSGSPASPPRPARSVAGTLPAGGWGRGTESAAGAAKSPPESECESEDGIEGDAVLSDYESAEDSEAEEGEYSEEESAKVELKQASNNASESTGKAEKGEEKPDPKGAVTGERQSGDGQESTEPSENKVGKKVPKHLDDDEDRKNPAYIPRKGLFFEHDLRGQAQEEEVRPKGRQRKLWKDEGRWEHDKFREDEQAPKSRQELIALYGYDIRSAHNPDDIKPRRMRKPRFGSPPQREPNWANERQNKAPRPQGSDSDPLPTRTFISRNSTGMGRMPSARNFPRMGGYKENRPSYRAVEANSQHLSRTGDPAKHESSYRARRVEQAPERDPSPEAEIAHLHSSPVKKEEVILESQTPSADSVQPPPDRPIEKKSYSRARRTRTKAGDAGKLADEVPPPEGLTPVTPKPVQVVTPPPPAKAGSWETPVESSMDGLEQDMTQLNLTEQTWTQGQPPFIQPRELRGIPNHMHMGTGPPPPQFNRMEEMGVQGGRAKRYSSQRQRPPVPEPAPPMHISIMEGHYYDPLQFQGPIYTHSENPAPLPPQGMIVQPEMHLPHPGLHPHQTPAPLANPGLYPPPVSMPPGQPPPQQLLAPTYFSPPGVMNFGNPSYPYPPGALPPPPPPHLYPNTQAQAQVYGGVTYYNTVQQQVQPKPSPPRRTSQPVTIKPPPPELLVAGCKQGSS; from the exons ATGGCGGACAGGCGGCGGCAGCGGGCCTCCCAGGACAGCGAGGACGAGTCCGACTCGGCCGCCTCCGACAGCGTCGGTTCCCCGGCCGGCGCGGCCCGCTCCGGCTCCCCCGCCTCGCCCCCGCGACCGGCCCGGAGCGTCGCCGGGACCCTGCCCGCCGGGGGCTGGGGCCGCGGGACCGAGAGCGCGGCCGGGGCCGCCAAGAGCCCGCCGGAGTCCGAGTGT GAAAGTGAAGATGGCATCGAAGGAGATG CTGTTCTGTCGGATTATGAAAGTGCAGAAGACTCCGAG GCCGAGGAAGGGGAGTACAGCGAGGAGGAAAGCGCAAAGGTGGAGCTGAAGCAGGCGAGTAACAATGCCAGTGAATCCACAGGAAAAGCTGAGAAAGGGGAAGAGAAGCCTGACCCGAAAGGTGCTGTGACTGGCGAGAGACAAAGTGGGGATGGGCAG GAGAGCACTGAACCGTCTGAGAATAAAGTTGGGAAAAAGGTCCCCAAGCACTTGGATGATGATGAGGATCGGAAGAACCCTGCGTACATACCCCGCAAAGGGCTCTTCTTTGAACATGATCTCCGAGGACAGGCCCAGGAGGAGGAAGTCAG GCCGAAGGGTCGCCAGCGAAAGCTTTGGAAAGATGAGGGCCGCTGGGAACATGACAAATTCCGGGAAGATGAGCAAGCCCCCAAAAGCAGGCAGGAGCTGATTGCGCTCTACGGCTATGACATCAGGTCGGCTCACAATCCCGACGACATCAAGCCGAGGAGGATGCGGAAACCACG GTTTGGGAGCCCTCCGCAGCGAGAGCCGAACTGGGCCAACGAGAGGCAAAACAAGGCGCCAAGACCCCAGGGCTCTGATAGTGATCCGCTGCCTACACGAACCTTCATCAGCCGGAACTCCACAGGCATGGGTAGGATGCCCTCTGCCAGGAACTTTCCAAGGATGGGCGGCTACAAAGAGAACCGTCCAAGCTACCGAGCTGTGGAGGCAAACAGCCAGCACCTCTCTCGAACGGGTGACCCAGCTAAACACGAGAGCAGTTACCGGGCAAGGCGTGTTGAACAAGCCCCGGAGAGGGACCCCTCACCTGAAGCTGAGATTGCACATCTTCACAGCAGTCCTGTCAAGAAGGAAGAGGTCATTTTGGAAAGCCAGACCCCAAGTGCAGACTCTGTACAGCCACCACCAGATCGACCCATTGAAAAGAAATCCTACTCCCGGGCAAGGAGGACCCGGACTAAAGCTGGCGATGCAGGAAAGCTGGCAGATGAAGTGCCGCCTCCAGAAGGCTTGACGCCTGTGACTCCGAAACCAGTGCAGGTTGTGACGCCCCCTCCGCCTGCAAAGGCCGGTAGTTGGGAGACACCAGTAGAATCCAGCATGGATGGACTCGAACAAGACATGACTCAGTTGAATCTAACTGAGCAGACCTGGACCCAAGGACAGCCTCCGTTCATACAGCCTCGGGAACTTCGGG GTATTCCTAATCATATGCACATGGGAACTGGACCACCACCACCTCAGTTCAACAGGATGGAGGAAATG GGAGTCCAGGGGGGCCGTGCAAAGCGTTACTCATCCCAGCGTCAGCGGCCACCAGTTCCAGAGCCTGCTCCGCCCATGCACATCAGCATCATGGAAGGGCACTATTATGATCCAT TGCAATTCCAGGGACCAATCTACACACACAGCGAGAATCCTGCCCCGTTGCCCCCCCAGGGTATGATTGTACAGCCAGAAATGCACCTCCCGCATCCAG GTTTACATCCACACCAGACACCGGCACCTTTGGCCAACCCTGGCTTATATCCTCCACCAGTCTCCATGCCTCCTGGGCAACCGCCCCCGCAGCAGCTGCTCGCACCCACCTATTTCTCCCCTCCTGGAGTCATGAATTTTGGGAATCCCAGCTACCCCTATCCCCCAGGAGcactcccaccaccacctcctccccatctgtATCCCAACACACAG gcccaggcccaggtgTACGGAGGAGTCACCTACTACAACACTGTCCAGCAGCAAGTACAGCCGAAACCTTCACCACCACGAAGAACATCCCAGCCCGTCACTATCAAGCCGCCGCCTCCCGAG CTTCTCGTTGCAGGTTGTAAGCAGGGCTCCAGTTAA
- the CASC3 gene encoding protein CASC3 isoform X4 — MADRRRQRASQDSEDESDSAASDSVGSPAGAARSGSPASPPRPARSVAGTESAAGAAKSPPESECESEDGIEGDAVLSDYESAEDSEAEEGEYSEEESAKVELKQASNNASESTGKAEKGEEKPDPKGAVTGERQSGDGQESTEPSENKVGKKVPKHLDDDEDRKNPAYIPRKGLFFEHDLRGQAQEEEVRPKGRQRKLWKDEGRWEHDKFREDEQAPKSRQELIALYGYDIRSAHNPDDIKPRRMRKPRFGSPPQREPNWANERQNKAPRPQGSDSDPLPTRTFISRNSTGMGRMPSARNFPRMGGYKENRPSYRAVEANSQHLSRTGDPAKHESSYRARRVEQAPERDPSPEAEIAHLHSSPVKKEEVILESQTPSADSVQPPPDRPIEKKSYSRARRTRTKAGDAGKLADEVPPPEGLTPVTPKPVQVVTPPPPAKAGSWETPVESSMDGLEQDMTQLNLTEQTWTQGQPPFIQPRELRGIPNHMHMGTGPPPPQFNRMEEMGVQGGRAKRYSSQRQRPPVPEPAPPMHISIMEGHYYDPLQFQGPIYTHSENPAPLPPQGMIVQPEMHLPHPGLHPHQTPAPLANPGLYPPPVSMPPGQPPPQQLLAPTYFSPPGVMNFGNPSYPYPPGALPPPPPPHLYPNTQAQAQVYGGVTYYNTVQQQVQPKPSPPRRTSQPVTIKPPPPEGSTSEKSKERSNT, encoded by the exons ATGGCGGACAGGCGGCGGCAGCGGGCCTCCCAGGACAGCGAGGACGAGTCCGACTCGGCCGCCTCCGACAGCGTCGGTTCCCCGGCCGGCGCGGCCCGCTCCGGCTCCCCCGCCTCGCCCCCGCGACCGGCCCGGAGCGTCGC CGGGACCGAGAGCGCGGCCGGGGCCGCCAAGAGCCCGCCGGAGTCCGAGTGT GAAAGTGAAGATGGCATCGAAGGAGATG CTGTTCTGTCGGATTATGAAAGTGCAGAAGACTCCGAG GCCGAGGAAGGGGAGTACAGCGAGGAGGAAAGCGCAAAGGTGGAGCTGAAGCAGGCGAGTAACAATGCCAGTGAATCCACAGGAAAAGCTGAGAAAGGGGAAGAGAAGCCTGACCCGAAAGGTGCTGTGACTGGCGAGAGACAAAGTGGGGATGGGCAG GAGAGCACTGAACCGTCTGAGAATAAAGTTGGGAAAAAGGTCCCCAAGCACTTGGATGATGATGAGGATCGGAAGAACCCTGCGTACATACCCCGCAAAGGGCTCTTCTTTGAACATGATCTCCGAGGACAGGCCCAGGAGGAGGAAGTCAG GCCGAAGGGTCGCCAGCGAAAGCTTTGGAAAGATGAGGGCCGCTGGGAACATGACAAATTCCGGGAAGATGAGCAAGCCCCCAAAAGCAGGCAGGAGCTGATTGCGCTCTACGGCTATGACATCAGGTCGGCTCACAATCCCGACGACATCAAGCCGAGGAGGATGCGGAAACCACG GTTTGGGAGCCCTCCGCAGCGAGAGCCGAACTGGGCCAACGAGAGGCAAAACAAGGCGCCAAGACCCCAGGGCTCTGATAGTGATCCGCTGCCTACACGAACCTTCATCAGCCGGAACTCCACAGGCATGGGTAGGATGCCCTCTGCCAGGAACTTTCCAAGGATGGGCGGCTACAAAGAGAACCGTCCAAGCTACCGAGCTGTGGAGGCAAACAGCCAGCACCTCTCTCGAACGGGTGACCCAGCTAAACACGAGAGCAGTTACCGGGCAAGGCGTGTTGAACAAGCCCCGGAGAGGGACCCCTCACCTGAAGCTGAGATTGCACATCTTCACAGCAGTCCTGTCAAGAAGGAAGAGGTCATTTTGGAAAGCCAGACCCCAAGTGCAGACTCTGTACAGCCACCACCAGATCGACCCATTGAAAAGAAATCCTACTCCCGGGCAAGGAGGACCCGGACTAAAGCTGGCGATGCAGGAAAGCTGGCAGATGAAGTGCCGCCTCCAGAAGGCTTGACGCCTGTGACTCCGAAACCAGTGCAGGTTGTGACGCCCCCTCCGCCTGCAAAGGCCGGTAGTTGGGAGACACCAGTAGAATCCAGCATGGATGGACTCGAACAAGACATGACTCAGTTGAATCTAACTGAGCAGACCTGGACCCAAGGACAGCCTCCGTTCATACAGCCTCGGGAACTTCGGG GTATTCCTAATCATATGCACATGGGAACTGGACCACCACCACCTCAGTTCAACAGGATGGAGGAAATG GGAGTCCAGGGGGGCCGTGCAAAGCGTTACTCATCCCAGCGTCAGCGGCCACCAGTTCCAGAGCCTGCTCCGCCCATGCACATCAGCATCATGGAAGGGCACTATTATGATCCAT TGCAATTCCAGGGACCAATCTACACACACAGCGAGAATCCTGCCCCGTTGCCCCCCCAGGGTATGATTGTACAGCCAGAAATGCACCTCCCGCATCCAG GTTTACATCCACACCAGACACCGGCACCTTTGGCCAACCCTGGCTTATATCCTCCACCAGTCTCCATGCCTCCTGGGCAACCGCCCCCGCAGCAGCTGCTCGCACCCACCTATTTCTCCCCTCCTGGAGTCATGAATTTTGGGAATCCCAGCTACCCCTATCCCCCAGGAGcactcccaccaccacctcctccccatctgtATCCCAACACACAG gcccaggcccaggtgTACGGAGGAGTCACCTACTACAACACTGTCCAGCAGCAAGTACAGCCGAAACCTTCACCACCACGAAGAACATCCCAGCCCGTCACTATCAAGCCGCCGCCTCCCGAG GGCAGCACAAGTGAAAAATCGAAGGAACGGAGCAATACGTAG